In the genome of Fulvivirga maritima, one region contains:
- a CDS encoding histidine kinase dimerization/phosphoacceptor domain -containing protein: MIRWLFFLLLVSNTLFAQSNNHSLLLQYKDSVQSSPVVKSYWYNQVAYNYNLLRKYDSAKVYLYLAIHSELIDIPDQKAFIYSNLGTAHYSSQIDSSMFYYQKAKEIYLQIKDTINLALMSANLGKVYNELGVYDRALENLLEATLFFEQTNDLRNLASCYNTIASIYSKQGDYYKALNYHHLALKLRKSLNIPRQISATYNNLGILFKKIGLYDSTLVYYKKSLVIKRHTNDYLGLGVAMNNLGSLYLEIDNYDSAHHHLTQALHWRKEANDKTGTSITLNNLGRLYVLNNMPKIGLKYLLQANEELKNLKLLEELKDNLENLLLAYEAMNLQSEALSTSKSLMVVKDSLLNQEKIESLIEMQIKYETEKKIREIALLEEKQKVQEAQLEIRQIWIFTLVLITFLLLIIGLLIYTRWNKEKAAKQAVETLMQELHHRVKNNLQLLSSIFSLQSRAIRDENALEAVKSGENRVNAMAIIHQKLYRKTGSRLVNINEYITDLVDELAASYGYNNDNATIKTSIEPLNLDVDKVIPLGLIVNELVSNSLKYAFPASGKPYLEIVISEENALLTLNISDNGPGFQSESISKNSMGLNIIRTLGRQLKASICWETNNKTSFTLTLNLPPHGKNKNTYR; this comes from the coding sequence ATGATACGTTGGCTTTTCTTCTTGCTTTTAGTGAGCAATACACTTTTTGCACAAAGCAATAACCATAGCTTATTATTGCAATATAAGGACTCTGTGCAATCATCTCCTGTAGTTAAAAGCTACTGGTATAACCAGGTAGCTTACAACTATAACCTTCTAAGAAAATATGATAGTGCCAAAGTATATCTGTACTTAGCTATTCACTCAGAACTAATAGATATTCCTGATCAAAAGGCCTTCATTTACTCCAATTTGGGTACTGCTCATTACTCCTCTCAAATTGACAGCAGTATGTTTTATTATCAAAAAGCCAAAGAAATATACCTACAGATAAAAGATACTATTAACCTGGCCCTCATGAGTGCCAATTTGGGTAAAGTTTATAATGAATTAGGCGTATATGATAGAGCTTTAGAAAATCTACTAGAAGCAACCCTTTTTTTTGAACAGACTAATGACTTAAGAAATTTAGCATCATGTTATAATACCATAGCTTCCATATATTCAAAACAAGGTGACTATTATAAGGCATTAAATTATCACCATCTGGCCTTGAAGCTACGGAAATCATTAAATATACCTCGTCAAATATCAGCGACTTATAATAATTTAGGCATTCTATTTAAAAAAATAGGGCTATATGACAGCACCTTAGTTTATTACAAAAAATCATTGGTAATAAAGAGACATACTAATGATTATCTCGGTTTGGGAGTAGCTATGAATAATTTAGGATCACTATATCTGGAAATTGACAATTATGATTCGGCGCATCACCACCTTACTCAAGCATTGCACTGGAGAAAAGAAGCGAATGATAAAACTGGCACCTCCATTACATTGAATAATCTGGGGCGGCTATATGTGCTTAACAACATGCCAAAAATAGGCCTTAAGTATTTACTACAAGCCAATGAAGAATTAAAGAATCTTAAACTTCTAGAAGAGTTAAAAGATAATTTAGAAAACCTCTTATTAGCTTATGAAGCTATGAACCTTCAGTCAGAAGCCCTTTCAACATCTAAAAGCTTAATGGTGGTAAAAGATAGTTTACTCAATCAGGAAAAGATTGAGTCTCTGATAGAGATGCAAATCAAATATGAAACGGAAAAGAAAATTAGGGAGATAGCATTACTGGAAGAAAAGCAAAAGGTACAAGAAGCCCAACTTGAAATACGTCAAATCTGGATTTTCACTTTAGTATTAATCACCTTCCTACTATTGATAATAGGTTTACTAATTTATACAAGGTGGAATAAGGAAAAAGCAGCGAAACAGGCAGTAGAAACCTTGATGCAAGAACTTCACCATAGAGTAAAGAATAATCTTCAGCTTTTATCTAGTATATTTAGTTTACAATCAAGAGCCATTAGAGATGAAAATGCTCTTGAAGCCGTAAAAAGTGGAGAAAACAGAGTAAATGCTATGGCTATTATTCATCAAAAACTGTATAGAAAAACAGGCAGTAGGTTAGTGAATATAAATGAATATATTACTGATTTAGTGGATGAATTAGCGGCAAGCTATGGGTACAATAATGACAATGCTACTATTAAAACAAGCATAGAACCTCTCAACCTAGATGTAGACAAGGTCATTCCTCTGGGTCTAATTGTGAATGAGTTAGTGAGTAATTCATTAAAATATGCCTTCCCTGCTTCAGGTAAACCATACCTTGAAATTGTAATAAGTGAAGAAAATGCGCTACTCACTTTAAATATATCAGATAACGGTCCTGGTTTTCAATCGGAAAGTATCTCCAAAAACTCAATGGGCTTAAACATCATCAGGACCTTAGGCAGACAACTAAAAGCCAGCATCTGCTGGGAAACTAATAACAAAACATCTTTTACTTTAACCCTCAATTTACCCCCTCATGGAAAGAATAAAAATACTTATCGTTGA
- a CDS encoding toll/interleukin-1 receptor domain-containing protein, translated as MTTDTYEYDVFISYAIEDKISIVTELVHKLKESGIRVWYAGHQLSMGHGVNETIKDGLSKSRHAVLILSHNYFSKSWPRREYNVLWAKENQVRKLLPIWHGVSEDEVKEFDATLANNYGIPSSEGVDHVVRIIVKTINDAKGTSPSTFSIAQKNIQQRSLTISIPLVLMILASFIYYHLNIDLPPENVIASTIEKRIKLQEAKINNNHQTTINTKKGKTAQISDITHYYEYYMSLKAQYRNEYYFTTGYHNFNYKKYVEPAVELNLEALAPYDKYGFSAADMFIINNNLKLPAIDLEYRFINKTPIEYTIVSHYQRDEHTYTVNVDYDHYIRYLSVHLSYSKYTNWIKKRQTSLSGLEPHETYVFKKENGQWIFSGVD; from the coding sequence ATGACAACAGATACATATGAATATGACGTCTTCATTTCTTATGCCATTGAAGACAAAATAAGTATTGTCACCGAATTGGTGCATAAACTTAAAGAATCAGGCATTCGTGTTTGGTATGCAGGACATCAACTATCTATGGGGCATGGTGTTAATGAAACTATAAAAGATGGACTGAGCAAATCCCGGCATGCGGTACTCATACTAAGCCATAATTATTTCTCCAAATCCTGGCCAAGAAGAGAATATAATGTACTCTGGGCAAAGGAAAACCAAGTGAGGAAACTGCTTCCCATTTGGCATGGTGTATCTGAAGATGAAGTTAAAGAATTTGATGCTACCCTGGCTAATAATTACGGCATACCCAGCAGCGAAGGGGTAGATCATGTAGTGAGAATAATAGTTAAGACCATTAATGACGCTAAAGGCACTTCCCCCAGTACATTTAGTATTGCTCAGAAAAACATTCAGCAAAGAAGTCTTACTATCAGCATTCCCTTAGTACTCATGATATTGGCCTCGTTTATTTATTATCACCTCAATATAGACCTGCCACCGGAGAATGTAATAGCATCGACCATTGAAAAACGGATTAAATTACAGGAAGCAAAAATCAATAATAACCACCAAACTACTATAAATACCAAAAAAGGAAAAACGGCTCAGATATCTGACATCACTCATTACTACGAATACTACATGAGTTTAAAAGCACAGTATCGTAATGAATATTACTTTACTACCGGATACCATAATTTCAATTACAAAAAATATGTAGAGCCTGCTGTAGAGCTAAATTTAGAAGCTCTGGCTCCCTATGATAAATATGGTTTCTCCGCTGCAGATATGTTTATAATTAACAATAATTTGAAACTTCCTGCCATTGACCTGGAATACAGATTTATTAATAAAACTCCAATAGAATACACCATAGTGAGCCACTATCAAAGAGATGAGCATACATATACCGTTAATGTAGACTATGATCATTACATTAGATACCTTTCGGTACACCTCTCCTATTCAAAGTATACTAATTGGATAAAGAAGAGACAGACCAGCTTGTCTGGTTTGGAGCCACATGAAACCTATGTATTTAAGAAGGAAAACGGACAATGGATTTTCTCCGGTGTAGATTAA
- a CDS encoding leucine-rich repeat domain-containing protein, translating to MKEGLRRNPNDSSLYFSLALCLNRIDSVGNSEEVLEVLDVYLERYKASILGRLLKHSVLINKGEFEEAIKDVELLEKYYGISSYTLQMKANAYFLNRDYEKAAFDYEEASLYPSRKDRFEALIYYKIYSTYFSGNKKSAFWQAGFLENYGIKRDTVLMKAISEEKLDIKDYEGVPLSIDIEEIRKEIQIQLPLEYSMVYIPAYSKELYYEPRHKVDDLAGLDKSIELLNLSSANITELPDDILGFTNLRALDLSRNKITDFDKLFKLLSHLPSLEYLELDLSNLKYIPPSIGKLNHLKGLSVEGSNISRLPPEIGKLYSLSYLSLRNNLKLTDLPQEIRYLKKLNVIDVSGGGMKRLREELALCYNLVAIKANASQIETMPSSIGNLKNLRFLDVGYNNIESIPNSIGDITYLTSLHLGSNEIDKLPNSISKLNQLTILSLEYNRFKEFPLEVLQVKSIQNLWLHNNNIPTIPGEVADLKKLTHVLVDHEIITDQNIEEIKKRNPKINVRREDSRKYVGGQRRKN from the coding sequence GTGAAAGAAGGCCTAAGACGTAATCCTAATGATTCTTCTTTATATTTTAGTCTGGCTCTATGTTTAAATCGAATAGACTCTGTAGGGAATTCTGAAGAGGTTTTGGAGGTTTTAGATGTATATTTAGAGCGTTATAAGGCTTCTATTTTAGGACGGTTGCTGAAGCATTCGGTTCTAATTAATAAAGGAGAGTTTGAAGAGGCAATAAAGGATGTTGAACTCTTGGAAAAATATTACGGAATATCCTCCTATACCCTTCAAATGAAAGCTAATGCTTACTTCTTGAATAGGGATTATGAAAAAGCAGCCTTTGATTATGAAGAAGCATCATTATACCCATCTCGAAAGGATAGATTTGAAGCATTGATTTATTATAAAATCTATTCAACTTATTTTTCAGGAAATAAAAAGTCAGCCTTCTGGCAAGCAGGCTTTTTAGAAAATTATGGTATTAAGAGAGATACGGTTTTGATGAAAGCCATTTCTGAAGAAAAACTTGATATCAAAGATTATGAAGGTGTACCTCTTTCTATAGACATAGAAGAAATCAGAAAAGAAATTCAGATACAGTTACCATTAGAATATAGCATGGTTTACATCCCCGCTTATTCAAAAGAGTTATACTATGAGCCTCGGCATAAAGTCGATGATTTGGCAGGTTTGGATAAAAGTATCGAATTACTAAATTTAAGCTCCGCTAATATAACGGAACTTCCTGATGACATACTAGGGTTTACAAATCTGCGAGCACTTGATTTATCCAGAAATAAAATTACTGATTTTGATAAATTATTTAAGCTACTTAGTCACCTACCTAGTCTGGAATATTTAGAATTAGATTTATCAAATTTGAAGTATATTCCTCCTTCAATTGGGAAATTAAATCATCTAAAAGGCTTATCAGTTGAGGGTTCTAATATTAGCCGACTCCCTCCTGAAATAGGAAAATTGTATTCACTGAGTTATTTAAGCCTTAGAAATAACTTAAAACTGACTGATTTGCCACAAGAAATCAGGTACCTCAAAAAACTGAATGTTATCGATGTATCTGGAGGTGGTATGAAACGATTAAGAGAAGAGCTTGCCTTATGCTACAATTTAGTAGCAATAAAGGCTAATGCATCTCAAATAGAAACTATGCCCAGCAGCATAGGAAATTTAAAGAACCTTAGGTTTTTGGATGTAGGTTATAATAATATTGAGAGCATTCCAAATAGTATAGGAGACATTACTTACCTTACCTCTCTTCATTTAGGGAGTAATGAAATTGATAAATTGCCCAATAGTATTAGCAAGTTGAATCAGCTTACGATTTTATCTTTAGAGTATAATAGATTTAAAGAGTTTCCATTAGAAGTATTGCAGGTGAAGAGTATTCAAAATCTTTGGCTACATAACAATAACATTCCAACTATTCCTGGTGAAGTTGCTGATTTAAAAAAGTTAACTCATGTTTTGGTAGATCATGAAATTATTACCGATCAAAACATAGAAGAAATTAAAAAGCGTAATCCAAAAATTAATGTTCGCAGAGAAGATAGCAGAAAGTATGTTGGTGGACAAAGGCGGAAAAATTAA
- a CDS encoding mismatch-specific DNA-glycosylase, giving the protein MFKDVLTHNLDVVFCGTAKGTASFKKGFYYAGPGNKFYDILYQAGFTNRKLEPKDCFQINQYRIGLTDLVHTQYVNDNEVSDDSYEVDNFIDKILAYQPKYVAFNSKKGASFVLGYGGVTKHVKYGLQEKTIGESKIFVLPSTSGSARRYWDEEYWFQLKQLIIDK; this is encoded by the coding sequence ATGTTTAAAGATGTTCTTACTCATAATCTAGATGTTGTTTTTTGCGGTACGGCTAAAGGTACAGCCTCATTTAAGAAAGGGTTTTATTATGCAGGCCCCGGTAACAAATTTTACGATATACTATACCAGGCAGGATTTACTAACCGCAAGTTAGAACCTAAGGACTGTTTTCAGATTAATCAATACAGGATAGGTTTAACCGATTTGGTGCATACCCAATATGTAAATGACAATGAGGTTTCTGATGATAGTTATGAGGTGGATAATTTCATTGACAAAATTTTAGCCTATCAACCTAAATATGTGGCCTTTAATAGTAAGAAAGGAGCCTCATTTGTTCTTGGCTATGGAGGAGTTACTAAGCATGTGAAGTATGGTTTGCAAGAGAAAACTATCGGGGAGTCCAAAATATTCGTGCTGCCTTCAACATCTGGCAGTGCCAGAAGGTACTGGGATGAAGAGTATTGGTTTCAATTGAAGCAACTTATTATAGATAAGTGA
- a CDS encoding DnaJ domain-containing protein, protein MKNYYDILGLDTSASQEEIKNAYRKLSLKFHPDKNDNDSFYASMFKQVHEAYTTLGDLTKRAIYDENLKQQSAKRLNFSTYAPDSPKYPVPKAKRKEVDVWKPVRRWRNIKRGLLCANILMAFLLFISSDIISNNQRQGVVIARKGVNVRESPASNAQILVTIPNNKKVFIIDDQGPEDFVLGQQGHWKKIKYKSYEGWVWGELIETDEREKASP, encoded by the coding sequence ATGAAAAATTACTATGACATTCTGGGGTTAGATACTTCCGCTAGTCAGGAAGAAATAAAAAATGCCTATCGAAAATTGTCATTAAAATTTCATCCTGATAAAAATGATAACGACTCCTTTTATGCCAGTATGTTCAAACAGGTACATGAGGCTTATACTACTTTAGGAGATCTTACCAAGAGGGCCATTTATGATGAAAACCTCAAGCAGCAGTCTGCAAAGAGGTTAAACTTTTCAACGTATGCACCAGATTCACCCAAATATCCGGTGCCAAAGGCTAAACGAAAAGAAGTGGACGTTTGGAAGCCCGTACGTAGATGGAGAAATATAAAACGAGGATTGCTCTGTGCTAATATTTTGATGGCTTTTCTGTTATTTATTTCTTCGGACATTATCTCCAATAATCAGCGTCAGGGCGTAGTAATAGCCAGAAAGGGAGTCAATGTAAGAGAAAGTCCAGCGTCTAATGCTCAGATATTGGTTACAATACCTAATAATAAAAAGGTGTTTATTATTGATGATCAAGGTCCTGAAGACTTTGTGTTAGGCCAACAAGGTCACTGGAAAAAGATTAAATATAAGAGTTATGAAGGGTGGGTATGGGGCGAGCTTATAGAAACTGATGAAAGAGAAAAAGCTTCACCTTAA
- a CDS encoding efflux RND transporter periplasmic adaptor subunit translates to MNANVKKILIAVIILAALGFIFYPRIFNDNENNATPAADSSEKNDKKLPVSALVLQQGALSNTLRSTGSLLANESIELKSEVSGIVESIHFKEGQKVKKGQLLLTINDDEILAEIEKLKFTRKLNEDITDRQQKLLAKEAISKEEYETAMTTLNTTLADIKVREAQLNKHHIRAPFSGIIGLREISVGSYLNPDDRIANLYNIDPIKIDFSVPGKYISEVSSGDKITFTTDSYEETFSGEIYAIEPQIDPQTRSLRIRALCSNDDNKLLPGQFAKINVTLSTYESALMVPTEAIIPELNGKKVFVYKNGLAESRQVQTGIRTADNIQVTEGLSAGDTVLTSGTLQLKQGLPVTIEINSQP, encoded by the coding sequence ATGAACGCTAACGTCAAAAAAATACTTATCGCCGTCATTATTCTAGCTGCCTTGGGCTTTATATTCTACCCAAGAATTTTTAATGATAATGAAAACAATGCCACTCCTGCTGCTGATAGTTCTGAGAAGAATGATAAAAAGCTGCCCGTTTCAGCATTAGTGCTCCAACAAGGGGCTCTGAGTAACACCTTAAGGTCAACGGGTTCTTTATTGGCTAATGAGTCAATAGAATTAAAATCTGAGGTCTCTGGCATTGTAGAAAGCATCCATTTCAAAGAAGGGCAAAAGGTTAAAAAAGGGCAATTGCTACTTACCATTAATGATGATGAAATTCTGGCTGAAATAGAAAAGCTGAAATTCACCAGAAAGCTTAATGAAGACATCACTGACAGGCAGCAGAAACTACTGGCTAAAGAAGCCATAAGTAAAGAAGAGTATGAAACTGCTATGACTACCTTAAATACTACTTTGGCAGACATAAAAGTAAGAGAAGCTCAACTCAATAAGCATCATATAAGAGCGCCTTTCTCTGGCATCATCGGGCTTAGAGAAATTAGTGTGGGTAGTTATCTTAATCCTGATGACCGTATTGCTAATTTGTACAACATTGATCCCATTAAAATTGATTTTTCTGTTCCTGGCAAATACATTTCTGAAGTATCTTCCGGAGACAAGATCACTTTCACTACAGATTCTTATGAAGAAACATTTAGTGGTGAAATCTACGCTATAGAACCACAGATAGACCCTCAGACCAGAAGCCTGAGAATAAGAGCTCTATGCTCTAATGATGACAACAAACTTCTACCAGGCCAATTTGCCAAAATCAATGTTACCCTTTCCACTTATGAAAGTGCATTAATGGTGCCTACAGAAGCTATTATTCCAGAGCTTAACGGTAAAAAAGTATTTGTATATAAAAACGGCTTGGCTGAATCTCGTCAGGTGCAGACAGGCATTAGAACTGCTGACAATATTCAGGTTACAGAAGGCTTATCTGCGGGAGACACCGTATTAACTTCTGGCACCCTACAGCTAAAACAAGGATTACCGGTTACAATAGAAATCAACAGCCAGCCATGA
- a CDS encoding phospholipase D-like domain-containing protein — MEFPTLTPKWKSNGKPQTATGSRQHSLHEGEEIFKLISSKIESANKSVYVAASWFTDLDLFDALERRAQQNPQLVIKIVLDNNQSNYYLPFKKLVDIGAVVRMKKVKSSYGSMHSKYCIIDEASLISGSYNWSKNARNNNEENIIYTEDPQLVAQYSDKFNQLLESSEDFDPDNINKVEGYHPETASETNDIDKNIQDYEALLDKLIYAQVHSYDDLELRAMGKERCLNCSGFAGNVPQELDNVYTHFLRDIKVSNEKKELIKSSLFEQLERSKGTLDLKSQNEIALLEKETRLANEQIDREMTVTKSELVIVETEIENLSQGDKSKFTDEIAAYNGKIDELKRNSFRPKIAWYSFIPNILFLILVVAYCVIFYSSAAYILIFFSGGCPYRRINRRHNNSS, encoded by the coding sequence ATGGAATTCCCAACATTAACCCCGAAATGGAAAAGTAACGGTAAGCCTCAGACTGCTACAGGCAGTCGACAACATTCTTTACATGAAGGGGAGGAGATCTTTAAACTTATCTCATCTAAAATAGAGTCAGCCAACAAAAGTGTGTATGTTGCGGCCTCTTGGTTTACTGATCTTGATTTGTTTGATGCTCTGGAAAGAAGAGCTCAGCAAAACCCGCAATTAGTGATCAAAATAGTGTTAGATAACAATCAGAGTAATTATTATCTCCCCTTTAAAAAGCTGGTAGATATTGGTGCCGTTGTAAGAATGAAAAAGGTTAAATCATCTTACGGCAGTATGCATAGTAAATATTGCATAATAGATGAGGCCAGCCTTATTTCTGGCTCATACAACTGGAGTAAAAATGCCAGAAATAATAACGAAGAGAATATTATTTATACAGAAGATCCTCAGTTAGTTGCTCAGTACTCAGATAAGTTTAATCAGCTTTTGGAGAGTTCAGAAGATTTTGATCCGGATAACATCAATAAGGTGGAAGGTTATCATCCTGAAACCGCATCTGAAACTAATGATATAGATAAAAACATTCAGGATTATGAGGCCTTATTAGACAAGCTTATTTATGCACAAGTACATAGTTATGATGATTTGGAGCTTAGAGCCATGGGTAAAGAGCGTTGCCTTAACTGTTCTGGTTTTGCAGGTAATGTGCCTCAGGAGTTAGATAATGTTTATACTCATTTTCTGCGGGATATAAAGGTCTCTAATGAGAAAAAGGAGCTTATTAAGTCCAGTTTGTTTGAGCAGTTAGAAAGGTCTAAGGGTACCCTTGATCTAAAATCTCAAAATGAAATAGCGCTACTGGAAAAAGAAACTCGCCTGGCAAATGAGCAAATTGATAGAGAGATGACTGTTACTAAAAGTGAACTGGTAATAGTGGAAACAGAAATAGAAAACTTATCACAGGGAGATAAGTCTAAATTTACTGATGAAATAGCGGCTTATAATGGGAAAATAGATGAGCTGAAGCGCAATAGTTTTAGGCCTAAAATTGCCTGGTACTCTTTTATTCCTAACATACTATTTCTCATTCTTGTAGTGGCCTATTGTGTTATATTCTATTCTTCAGCTGCTTATATTCTTATTTTTTTCTCAGGAGGATGCCCGTATCGAAGGATTAACCGGAGGCACAATAACAGTTCCTGA
- a CDS encoding response regulator, whose product MERIKILIVEDELLIAEDLKMKLEDHQFIVLDTVDSGEEALLVLQNEEPDLILMDIHLAGDLDGIETADIIQNKYQIPVIYLSDHTDQETVDRAKTTRPVSYLSKPFKEGDLLRTLELAFYNATHKNSNIQSRLTDRILVRTDNQSAVMINYNDILYLEANRAYSYIITENKKYILSNSLKTVFDQFESDDFVKVSRSYVININHITGINGNMINLGTQHSVQMSSQYREMVINRINVVK is encoded by the coding sequence ATGGAAAGAATAAAAATACTTATCGTTGAAGATGAACTTTTGATAGCTGAAGATTTAAAAATGAAGCTGGAAGATCATCAGTTTATAGTGCTCGACACTGTAGATTCTGGAGAGGAAGCACTACTTGTACTACAAAATGAAGAACCAGATTTAATTTTAATGGATATTCATTTAGCAGGTGATCTTGATGGTATTGAAACCGCTGATATCATTCAAAATAAATATCAAATTCCTGTAATTTACCTCTCAGACCATACTGATCAGGAAACTGTAGATAGAGCAAAAACCACCAGACCCGTTAGTTACCTCTCTAAACCTTTTAAAGAGGGGGATCTGCTGCGCACTTTAGAATTGGCCTTTTATAATGCTACCCATAAAAATTCAAATATCCAATCCAGACTAACTGATCGTATTCTCGTTCGCACTGATAATCAATCTGCAGTTATGATCAACTATAATGACATCTTATACTTAGAAGCTAACCGAGCATATAGTTATATCATTACTGAGAACAAAAAATATATCCTTTCCAACAGCTTAAAAACCGTTTTCGATCAATTTGAAAGCGATGATTTTGTCAAAGTTTCGCGCAGTTATGTCATTAATATTAATCATATAACAGGCATAAATGGCAACATGATCAATTTGGGTACTCAACACAGCGTTCAAATGAGCAGCCAATACAGAGAAATGGTAATTAACCGTATTAATGTAGTTAAATAA
- a CDS encoding SH3 domain-containing protein — MKTTIKLFALSIFMILAESLSAQSYYVNTETLNLRSDESLQSDIIGELSYCDNITLAADSLTTGWVKIEFRGSTGYVSSEYINEGTCHKNIYTYRVGAICRDGSSSSATGRGACSHHGGVSRWKTQEKTDYIISNNQE, encoded by the coding sequence ATGAAAACAACCATTAAATTATTTGCCTTGTCTATTTTTATGATTCTTGCCGAATCATTGTCTGCCCAAAGTTATTATGTAAACACTGAAACACTGAATTTAAGAAGTGATGAAAGTTTGCAATCAGACATTATTGGGGAGCTCTCTTATTGTGATAACATTACCCTGGCGGCTGATAGCCTCACAACAGGTTGGGTGAAAATTGAGTTTCGAGGTAGCACTGGCTATGTTTCCAGCGAATACATTAACGAAGGCACTTGTCATAAAAATATATATACTTATCGAGTAGGAGCCATTTGCAGAGATGGAAGCTCCAGCAGTGCTACAGGCCGTGGTGCCTGCTCTCATCATGGAGGTGTATCTCGCTGGAAAACACAGGAAAAAACAGATTATATAATCTCCAATAATCAAGAATAA
- a CDS encoding TolC family protein, whose protein sequence is MKKLYIVIFMVLSLPFLTQAQDNLLTLEDAIKIALDNNYSIKIARNESEIAENNYTWGNAGFLPTVTADYQRSYGNQWFEQQRATGDLNSGDNVQSRRQTYGATLNWTVFDGLKMFTSYDQLAELNQQSNESLQASIEMLIYDITSAYFSAAQEKERLQSFTSNVGLSEERLQIAHDKYDLGKASKLEFLQAQVDLNTDKSSLVQQRELLAVRKFELLRLMAVDNDTIDFVLNYELTNDTSLQLPLLLDNLEAQNTQLLTLKRNQTIALYNEKLAKGDLLPQVDFFAGYTHSSFETPSGFALSGNSNDVSYGVTASWTLFNGLNVWRQTQNAKIQHENSKFEYQNQLLDFQTTVKTTYINYQNNLDLLSLEEENLDVAKENNDIAQERYNIGLSNALELRESQINLINAEIRYQNAAFAAKQAEVQLKYLSGLLVE, encoded by the coding sequence ATGAAAAAGTTGTATATAGTTATTTTTATGGTACTCAGCTTACCATTTTTAACACAGGCACAGGATAATTTACTTACTCTGGAAGATGCTATAAAAATAGCGCTGGATAATAATTATTCCATCAAGATAGCGCGTAATGAATCTGAAATAGCTGAAAACAACTACACCTGGGGTAATGCCGGCTTCTTGCCTACGGTAACAGCAGATTACCAAAGGTCTTATGGTAATCAATGGTTCGAGCAGCAGCGTGCCACTGGCGACCTTAACTCTGGCGATAATGTGCAAAGTAGAAGACAAACCTACGGCGCTACCCTCAACTGGACAGTTTTTGATGGCCTTAAAATGTTTACCAGCTATGATCAGCTGGCCGAGCTTAATCAGCAGAGCAATGAAAGCTTGCAAGCCAGCATTGAAATGTTGATTTATGACATCACTTCAGCGTACTTTTCAGCGGCTCAGGAGAAAGAGCGGTTGCAGTCGTTTACCAGTAATGTTGGGCTCTCAGAAGAAAGGCTACAAATAGCTCACGATAAATATGATCTGGGAAAAGCCTCTAAACTGGAATTTTTACAGGCTCAGGTAGATTTAAATACGGATAAATCATCTCTGGTACAACAAAGAGAACTGTTGGCAGTAAGAAAATTCGAACTGCTCCGCCTTATGGCTGTTGATAATGACACTATCGATTTTGTCCTTAATTACGAACTAACAAATGATACTTCATTACAATTGCCCTTGTTACTAGACAACCTGGAAGCACAAAACACTCAGCTATTAACATTAAAAAGAAACCAGACTATAGCGCTATATAATGAAAAGCTAGCCAAAGGAGATTTACTGCCTCAGGTAGATTTTTTTGCAGGGTATACACACTCCAGTTTCGAAACGCCATCTGGTTTCGCTTTAAGCGGAAACTCTAATGATGTTAGCTATGGGGTAACCGCTTCCTGGACTTTGTTTAATGGCCTTAATGTATGGCGACAAACTCAAAATGCTAAAATTCAGCATGAAAACTCTAAGTTCGAATACCAAAATCAGTTGTTAGATTTTCAAACCACGGTAAAAACTACTTATATCAATTATCAAAATAATCTCGACCTCTTGTCACTAGAAGAAGAGAACCTGGATGTAGCCAAAGAAAATAATGATATAGCCCAAGAGCGTTATAACATAGGGCTTTCCAATGCATTGGAACTCAGAGAATCACAAATAAATTTGATTAATGCTGAAATCAGATATCAAAATGCTGCCTTTGCGGCTAAACAAGCTGAAGTACAGCTGAAATATCTCAGCGGCCTTTTAGTTGAATAG